The following nucleotide sequence is from Gasterosteus aculeatus chromosome 5, fGasAcu3.hap1.1, whole genome shotgun sequence.
CCAACGGACAACAGATGAAAGGCTACggtatgaaacacacacacacacgcacacacacacaaaaattgtCATTACAGTATCAGAGTTtaattttccttctttcttcctcacAAAACATTGGAATCTCTATGCAGCAGGAGGAAGTAGACCTATTAAAGGATATGGACGACCATTTTATGGCTCAGGTAACTCACCTTCTGGCGCTCTGTATTCAGGATATTTGTAACATTTACTTAGACACACCTGTACTTCTTTAACTTAAGGTCCAGGTGTGACAACGGGAGGCTACGCAGGTATGGGAGCACCTCAGCCAAGGAACCAAGGTGAGTGAAGACGACCTCACAGCTCGGAGATCACCACTTGAGTTACAGTGTGTTAATTTATTCTTCCAGCACGGGACGAGGAATAAAGCACAATTACTCTGttaatgtatatgtgtgtttaatgaattaacaggatacaatggtggTTACGGCAGCGCTGGTTTGGGTCTGGGAGCTCGCTTTGGAAATGGAGGAATGAAAGGACCAAAGCTTGGTAGGCATTCTTATTATTCTTGTTATTATTATCTGATCTAAGAGCGATACAACCTTTGCAGAACATGCACCAAATTTgatagatttttctttttttaaagtgattttATAAGAATATTAGAGACATTGTCTCTTGCACAATTGTCTCttgcacaaagacaaaaacaaaaccactcTGGATCTGTCtgtaaagcaaagacaaatgtggttttgtttttccaggttACGGGAATATTCCAAATGGGTATGGCGCCAGATCCAAcggtgagatttttttttttacattaaatttaataatataaatgtgacGCACAACAAGGAAAAAGTTAATTATGTTGATGATTTGGGGTTATGACAATTTGTTTTAACCACAGGTGTTGGAAATGGAGCCGTTCCCAATGGATATGGAACCAGACCCAACGGTAAATAGTTTTAGGTTGAGGTGCTCTAAccgacgatgctattttatgtaATATGTTTAACCCGAGGTTATGGAGCTGTGCATTGAGTTAAGTTCCTTTGCTCGCCTTCATGAAAACATTAGTTGGTGGTTAGGTTAGTAGACCTACGcctgtttttcatttaatcaacatagaaaatacatacatctcacgttatttttttatttaggcaTTTAAGAACTTAAATACAACCAGTCCAGTTTCCGTcttgttattatttttctaaGGTCATGGATTTAGAAATGGCGCTGAAATTGGTGGATATGGAAATAAACCCAACGGTAAGTTCCAGCTATCTAATGTAACtaattaatttattaaatattaatctCTAACATccaaatatgttgttttcttgTAAGCTGTTCCCATATTCTTCAATTAAAAGCATTTTTGTTCACATTTCGGTTTGATTCTCAGGCTACGACATGGTGCCGAATGGGAACGGTGCAAAGAGCGCAGGTTGGTCCAATGAAAAAGGCCTGAAAGGTGGACTTTTCTCCCCCGACCAGCCGAGCGAGGCCCTACGGGACGTTGTTGCGCTCCCACAAGGAATAACTCCGGGTGCAAAGCCAGGTTCCCCCGAGCCGACGAGCGGCGTCCTTGTAATGGTGACGCAAGACAAATATCAAAAGCTGCGTTCCCCTGTGACACACGGAAAAAGCTACAAACAGACACCAGAACCAGCACCAGCGACCCCTCAGGTCAAAGGCCCAAAGGCCGCACCTGAACTAGGACTCCTGGGCCCAAAGGGTAACGTCCCCATGGCCGCCACATCCGACGCACAGCTGGAAGACCTCCTCCCTCAAGGCAAGCACCCCGAACCGGAATCCGTGCAAAGCCTTGGAGGCAGGAGAGAAACCCTCCAACAGAGTTACTTAACTACCATCTCACAGCAGGATATTTTCTTAAAACTCGCGTCGGGGTTAATTAGTTTCTGCAGTCACGGTGCATGTGGAGACTTTTAACTTTCACACACTGCTTTATTTTTGTGGTAAGTGTAAAATTCATCGGATAAAAGTCCTGATCGGACGGTTTGTCTCTCCTGGTTTTCAGAGAACAGAGGAGCTTCTGTCTCCAAAGGGCAGGAAGCTAAACCAAACAAACCAGGTAAAgatgtctctctttctttgaaCAACGCAATCCGAGTCCTGTCCCACAGACATCCATGAAGGATGAAGTGTAACTGGAAATTAACTTTTTACTTTGTGTTGTGCTGTTGCTCTAGACTGTGGACCATCAGGCGTACCAAATGGACAGTGGATGAAAATACCACGATCTGGTAAACCTGGAGTTTTATTATCTCAAAAGAGAGGTTATTTTCCACATAATTCTGATAATtgcagcttttgtttgtttttttataagtCTGAGTTTACTTGAATATCAACAACAGACTCATTGTACTCATTGTGTTTGTCGTGTCAAGGTTATAAAGCAGGAGCATCCACTGGCACTAACATAAAAGGTGCAGAACTGTTTTTTTGCATGGACAAAGCAACAATCATTGTTCATATAATTGATTATTGGCGtttgaatcatttgttttttaggttatggagcagcagctggtgttCCAAACAGATATGATGCTAAACCCAACAGTAAAttaaattgttctttttttcttcattgtcaATTTTCAAATGTATGAAATGTTCACATTGAAGTTTGGTCACGATgatcattgaattgaattcattttttattcaccTAAAGgttatggaggaggaggatacacTGCCCCTGGACACGGCAACGGATATGGTAACATTTACTCTTAATATGAACAGGGAATCTctatattttccttcttcacttcAAGGTTCAGATGTGTTTttcaaagtacttttatctgtgcAGGAAACCTGGGATATCCTTTCGCGGGGAAACCAAAGCCGCCGggtgaatgttttatttgattaaagcAACTCACATAAGGAACGATGATAATCTTAAGATGCATTTTGATAATTGATCTGAATCATTTCAGGTTACGGACAGGGGGCGCACCTCGCAGCTGGAAACGGAAACTCATATAAAGGTAGAATATGAAGGGATGAGCTTTAACAGTTGCCCTTTAATTCAACTATACGCTGATGATAAATGAGGTTTACATTGCATTTTCGCTCAGCATGCTGGTGTTGAAATTCACAGCACTGAGGTAGTTTATGGTGTCTTTTTTGCAGGCAATGGAAATAGCTACAGTGCTGATGTCCAACCGGACTATGCAAGCAAGTGCTCTAATATTACCTTTAGTTCATTTTACATTATGGGAATTACAGTAAAATTaagtatttctgtattttttaggcCTCGGCCAAGGTGCTAATGGAAAATCAGGTATGACATGTTCGGAGGAATGAGGATGCATTaaagttaaatataatataaaggtAAAGGAAATTAGAAAATAATCAATTTTTGTCCAATTTACTGCTGATTCTGCAGGCGTTGCCAGACAGATGCCTTACAATGGAGCTCCAGTGGATGCTGCTGGAATagatggtaaaatattaaacagtCTGCAGATTAATCAACTGCATCTGCAGAGAAAAGTATCTCAGGTCCAGTttgtacatctgtgtgtatATTCTGATCACTGCTTTGAGGACCGTGGGTCACATTTGTGGACATTCATCTCAAAGTGTAAAAGTGAATGGATCCATTACGCAAACATTCCCTGTGTCCTCGTGCAGGAATGAGCCAGTTTGAGCCTCAGTCCGCGGGTCTGGGTCCAAATGGGAAATTAGGCAGCATGTACGGTGGTATGTATACATTCGCCTTCTTTACAAATCTTTAATAAGGCGGGAAAACAACACGCCTGTACATCACAACGGTGACTTACCGAACTAAATCGCCCTCCAACGCTACAGGAATGGGTGGCTCACCCACCGGGGGGCAGACGCTGGGAATGGGTGCGGAGAATTACAACACCAAGTACGGTGAGTGCCTCCCGGTTGTGTTCCGTGACGGTACTGTAGTGTAGCGTGGGGAGGGAGGTTTATATACGCCGTCATCAGTCGGCAGCACGTTGGTATTTAGAACTCATGCAAATTTaacttgtttgtgctgctgtgccaATCAATGCTTCTCTCTACCCAATCGCTGCTCACTTTTATTTAGGCATCGGCGGGCTGCAGTTTGGTGAACAACCCCTCAGTACAGAGACCAATGGCCCAGGAAAGTATGGTATGTCCATGATGTGTTACAATTACACAAATTCCTTCTGTGTGTGAATCGATACCAGCACGCATGGCGTGTTCAATGAGTCCACGTGTGTCACGACTGTCTCCACCCGGTCCAGGTTTTGGTGGGAGCCCCTATGGGCCCGCTGGCGATGCCACATATGGTGAGTCTTTTGTTCCGTTTGTCTCGGAGTGGAAGTCCAGCCATGCTTATGGCCCAATTTCTAGCTTGATATGTTTGTGATATTAGTTCTAAATATGTTGCAGGCGGTGTTGGTGCCGGCGCCGGCATGGGAGGGGAGCCTGCGCCCCAACAGTACGGTCAGTATGGTGGAtgaagaaggttttttttttaacattcctGGAATCCAGTCTACACATGGCTGTGAAAAGGCTCCtcctttttactgtttttcctTCCGTCTCTGCGCAGGATACGGTGGGTTCCCCGATGGGGGGCAGCTTCTTGCCAGTAATGGAAATACAGCCGGCAAATATGGTGAACAATGCGCCTTGATGTCGCCACAAACACCCAAGCCCCTTAACCTTCTGTTATCCGTGATTATTTCTGCATCATGTCCACAGGTTACGGAAGGATGCCGTATGAAGCTCAACCGGCTCCTGAAGCCATTTCTACGGGCCAATATGGTAAAAACTTGTTTacaccagacacacactcaaCCTGTTGCATTTGTTGTTGAAATTCATTTGATTATGTGCTTTCTTCCAGGTCTGCCGGGGTCATCGTATCAGTCTGAACTACCTGGGCAGCGCGGAATGTTGCCAGGCAAATACGGTGAGTTTGAGCAAACATGACAGCCACCATCTAATTGCCCCTTGTTTGTTAATGTATTTGACTAACCTGACATCTCTGTGTGGTTCCCATCGGCTAAGGCGCTGGTGAAGTTCCCTACGCACCACAAACTCTTGGTTTTATGAGTGAAGCTACACCTTTTGGGGAATATGGTACAGTGCGTCCATTTAGTGTCCTTTTTTGTGCCAGTAGCTTTATAACATTTTGGTAGATAACGACTTTAAATCTCTCAACAGAAAACCAGAGGCCATACGAGTCGCAGGCCCTCGAATCGGCTTCTGAAAGCAGATCCGGTGGACAACACGGTATTTTGGCAGTATTGCCACTAATCTCATCTTATATCAACTCACTTCTGACCTTTTAGTTAACGGAGAAGTACTCACACCAGCAATTGCGGCTGAAGGCGAGCGGATGTCAGTCAAAGCATACGGTAATATATTGTGTGCGTTTCAAGTAATTCAGGTAACGTTTAACCGTTTGTCCTTTTTCAGAAAACAACGGCTACATTAACGGACAAGTGCGGCCAGAAGGTAAAACTAagaaatgtaaatttaaaaGAGCGGCGTGTAGTTCTCACTTTCCTTCACAATTCTTCAGTTATTTTCCCCACCTGTCTCCCTCCACAGTTGTCGAACTTCCCGCGACTCCCACACCgagcccccccccggctccccccTCCGTCACATCCCATCGGCCCGCCGACTCCTTCGGGCACACGTTGGCGGCAGATGTTGAGGACCCACCTGAGCCCGCCGGCCTCGCCTCAGACTCCGCCCCCGCTGCGGAAACCGAAGGCGTGGCTCAGGAGTCGGAGCGGGCcgacgacctgcagcagcagcagcagctgccacgTCAGATACACATTCAGCAGCATCTCAAACTGCATTTTCACCCACAAGGCAAGTCCTCCAGAGTTAAAAACACGTAAAGCTTCTTAAGTGGTATCAAGATGAATAAGTGTATTTCACAAACATTAAAATGGGAAATGTTAAAAGTCCATGAGTAATAAGTATTTGACAGTTGAattgtttcttcttcattttcttcaggagaaaaaaacaacaaacatgactTGAATGGCTTCTTTGGGAATAGCGGCTATCAAGGTAAGAAGAAAACAGAATTAGAAGAGTGACATGTTCAGTGTTCAACCATCTCTACACTCTTTCTCCACACAGGCTGAACCCGACGACAGGCGGAGTGTTTTACCTTcgaatgtttcctttttgtatatttttattttgattgagTCAGTCGCTTTTGCCTGATGCAAATGAATACCGTCAAACATAATTCAGTTTAATTTATTTGCTCATGggagggatttctttttttacaacttGCGACAAACGTCTGTTTATCATTGTACAGAATTTGATTAAAGAAAACCATCAGTgaacatgtgtgtatgtgtttctattcatttataataaacaataacaatgaataaatattagtACTGAAATCCCCAGATCATCCTGCATGCAGCGCGGTGTCATACACGCTTGGGGAATGGGAACATGTGTGCAGTCTGTAATAAGGGAAATTCCAAATAAGTCGAGGTGTCGGTCAGTTACGGGCCACGaccaggagcagctgcaggtggtGCACGTGGCTTTTTGTGAGGATTACCCCGGCTTAGGGATAAGGGCCCTTTGCTGATTGGCCGGTGGGAAAGCGTGCCACTTGGCCAGCTCAACCGTCCGCACGCTCAGAATTACACCTGTCCAATAATGGACTTCATGGAGCAGAGTTTCCGGCTACCTGTGGACATCACAGCGCCTCGCAGTCCTTAGAGTGGACCCGTCTAGGATGTAAATGGTGAGGGGTCCTGCACTGTCGACTACGTGCGAGGGCGTTGGCTGCAGGAGGTTGTGATGGTGCTTCAGAGACGGCCGCGGCTGTTGGATTTTGCAAAGACCCCCCAACACCTTCGGTTTAACAAATACGTCCTGACGGGTTACAGGCCGGTCTCCACGGCTCCAGAATGCCTCAGGAGCCTCTTCTACGTGCACAATGAGCTGGGCAACATCTACACTCATGGTAAGTCCAGGAAATAACTGTGCACGGCTTAGTGTGTCAATCTGGATTTCATCCAAAATTGGCAGCAAGTGTCTAAATTGTCCAATTattgaattatatatatatatatatatatatatatatatctacagTAAAAGTTTTGTTTTAACTCACGCAGGTGATGCACAAGCAAAACGGGGGTCACATGTCCACTACTCTCACTTCTGACCAATTACAAGTGCACTTGACCAGAGCGTCTAATGAGGATATGAGGCATTAGCTGTAATCTGCCCTGGGAATCCTCATCCTGGAAATATCCTCCTGCTACCAGCTGTAAATACCCTTAACGGGAAAAGCGTCCTGAGATGCACGTGTCTGCTTTAGTTGAAAGCAATTACAAAATGATCTCAGAATAATTCTAAAATGTGTGCTTTTGTAAGAATGTAAGAATTCAATGACGAATTGCTACCAGGCTTACATTTTACAAAGATATGtaagaacaacaaaaaatgaactGTGCAtgagccaaaaaaaaacaaaacagctgtaCTTTGTACGTTTGTACTTCTGAGTGCATCCGCCTCGCGCTCCAGTTGCTCGTGGGCCGTCCCATAAGTTCATTACGGCTAACACTCAGGGTCCTTCCTTACTAAGGTGAAGTAAAGGGCATTAGCTGTAGAGTCTCGCTTCCTTTTCCTGCAGAGATCTTTCACACTGTTCCTGGTGAAGAATAAGACTTTTAAATTCCTCATTTTGCTCTGCATGATGTGATATTATAAACATCTGCTCAATATCCAGGATGGAGGCCAGTAGCTTCCAACAATATGTCCACCTCATAGACTTTTAAAACGCTTGGACTACGTATGtttctcatttctgttttctcctcaggagtcccttttttccttttcttggtGCTGCTGCCCTTCAGTATCCCCTGGATGGAGGTGGACAGCGTCTGGATCTGTGTGGTCCACTACCTGGCCTGCCTCTGCCCCACCGTGGGCTCCGTCGTCTACCACGTGTTCATGAACCACGTGGGAGGAGAACACGTGTACGACACCCTGCTCTCACTGGATATGTTCGGAGTCTGCCTGGTCAACACCCTGGGTGTGTGCTTGATGCAGCTTACGATGAAGAACGCTCACACGTCTATTGTCTTTGGAAGCAAATTGCGAATCTTTTATCGTCCCTCAAATGCTGATATAGAAGATAAGCACCGCTCCCTTCAATATGGAGCTAGAGCAGTGTGATCATTGCAGtggcttagcataaagactggaaatggAATGATAGGGCTAGCTCTATAATCAACGCTTTACATATTGTTTGTACAAAAAAGAGCCAGGTGAGCTTCTTCCCCGTTTTTATGCTGAGCTGTGCCATGCAGCTGCTCGAAGTACCTTAGGTTCACACACAGCGGCCTTTTAAATTCAACTCAAAATAAACTAAAGCCTCTGAGTATGTACATAGTTTACCTGCAGTTTATTCACATGCATGTCTTCCGTCTGGTCCCCAGGTGCACTCCCTATCATCCACATCACCCTTTATTGCTACCCGGCCGTACGACAGGCTGCCCTGCTGGCCTACATCCTCCTGTCAGCCTACGGCATCTACTGCGCCACCACGGCGCGCACCAACATCCTGCGCCTGCAGGCCTTCGCCTGGCAGGCCGCGTTCCGCTTCAGCCTCTTCCTGTTCCGGGTGTTCGGCAGCGGCGCGGGAAGCCCCGACTCCCTGCGCCTGTTCGTCATCATGGACTCTCTGGCCGTGGTGGGCGGGCTGGTCAACATCGTCCAGGTCCCTGAGCGCTTCATCCCGGGCCTGTTCGACAACTGGGGCAACAGCCACCAGATAATGCACGTCATGGTTATCTGCTCAATCACCTACCTGCACTGGGGCACACTGGAGGATTTAGCCTGGATTAAGACCTACCAGTGTCCTGCTGGGTAAGGTGCACATGTATGTGCACTGAT
It contains:
- the cmn gene encoding calymmin isoform X6 translates to MVAQLLLQSAVVVLWLVQAAHTGGYGAASGVSNGQAPQPHGNKPQSGGGVGRMLMPSKGYGAAAAGGANGGGMKGYGAAAGQVGRPRGYGIPVDPTNGQQMKGYGNGAAAAAHIGLGTKGNGYGAVAGAADGNGAKTIGQGAKAGPYNGNGAGSNGQGGQVLGAQHGYGGYPTKGQGYGAAAGVNNGQGGLPRGYGVKSGPTNGHQMKGNGQGGKAGPFNGNGAGSNGQVGQALGAQNGYGGYPTKGQGYGAAAGVNNGQGGLPRGYGVKSGPKYGHQMKGNGYGAVAGVVGGNGAKINGQGAKAGRYNGNGAGSNGQGGQALGAQNGYGGYPTKGQGYGAAAAGGTNGGGMKGYGAAAGVNNGQGGLPRGYGVKSGPTYGHQMNGYGAVAGVADGNRAKTNGQGAKAGTYNNNGAGSNGQGGQVLGAQHGYGGYPTKSQGYGAAAGGTNGGGMKGYGAAAGVNNGQGGLPREYGVKSGPTNGQQMKGYGNGAAAAAHIGLGTKGNGYGAIAGVADGNGAKTIGQGAKAGPYNGNGAGSNGQGGQVLGAQHGYGGYPTKGQGYGAAAGGTNGGGMKGYGVKSGPTNGQQMKGYAGGSRPIKGYGRPFYGSGPGVTTGGYAGMGAPQPRNQGYNGGYGSAGLGLGARFGNGGMKGPKLGYGNIPNGYGARSNGVGNGAVPNGYGTRPNGHGFRNGAEIGGYGNKPNGYDMVPNGNGAKSAGWSNEKGLKGGLFSPDQPSEALRDVVALPQGITPGAKPGSPEPTSGVLVMVTQDKYQKLRSPVTHGKSYKQTPEPAPATPQVKGPKAAPELGLLGPKGNVPMAATSDAQLEDLLPQENRGASVSKGQEAKPNKPDCGPSGVPNGQWMKIPRSGYKAGASTGTNIKGYGAAAGVPNRYDAKPNSYGGGGYTAPGHGNGYGNLGYPFAGKPKPPGYGQGAHLAAGNGNSYKGNGNSYSADVQPDYASLGQGANGKSGVARQMPYNGAPVDAAGIDGMSQFEPQSAGLGPNGKLGSMYGGMGGSPTGGQTLGMGAENYNTKYGIGGLQFGEQPLSTETNGPGKYGFGGSPYGPAGDATYGGVGAGAGMGGEPAPQQYGYGGFPDGGQLLASNGNTAGKYGYGRMPYEAQPAPEAISTGQYGLPGSSYQSELPGQRGMLPGKYGAGEVPYAPQTLGFMSEATPFGEYENQRPYESQALESASESRSGGQHENNGYINGQVRPEVVELPATPTPSPPPAPPSVTSHRPADSFGHTLAADVEDPPEPAGLASDSAPAAETEGVAQESERADDLQQQQQLPRQIHIQQHLKLHFHPQGEKNNKHDLNGFFGNSGYQG
- the cmn gene encoding calymmin isoform X28 yields the protein MVAQLLLQSAVVVLWLVQAAHTGGYGAASGVSNGQAPQPHGNKPQSGGGVGRMLMPSKGYGAAAAGGANGGGMKGYGAAAGQVGRPRGYGIPVDPTNGQQMKGYGNGAAAAAHIGLGTKGNGYGAVAGAADGNGAKTIGQGAKAGPYNGNGAGSNGQGGQVLGAQHGYGGYPTKGQGYGAAAAGGTNGGGMKGYGAAAGVNNGQGGLPRGYGVKSGPTYGHQMNGYGAVAGVADGNRAKTNGQGAKAGTYNNNGAGSNGQGGQVLGAQHGYGGYPTKSQGYGAAAGGTNGGGMKGYGAAAGVNNGQGGLPREYGVKSGPTNGQQMKGYGNGAAAAAHIGLGTKGNGYGAIAGVADGNGAKTIGQGAKAGPYNGNGAGSNGQGGQVLGAQHGYGGYPTKGQGYGAAAGGTNGGGMKGYGVKSGPTNGQQMKGYAGGSRPIKGYGRPFYGSGPGVTTGGYAGMGAPQPRNQGYNGGYGSAGLGLGARFGNGGMKGPKLGYGNIPNGYGARSNGVGNGAVPNGYGTRPNGHGFRNGAEIGGYGNKPNGYDMVPNGNGAKSAGWSNEKGLKGGLFSPDQPSEALRDVVALPQGITPGAKPGSPEPTSGVLVMVTQDKYQKLRSPVTHGKSYKQTPEPAPATPQVKGPKAAPELGLLGPKGNVPMAATSDAQLEDLLPQENRGASVSKGQEAKPNKPDCGPSGVPNGQWMKIPRSGYKAGASTGTNIKGYGAAAGVPNRYDAKPNSYGGGGYTAPGHGNGYGNLGYPFAGKPKPPGYGQGAHLAAGNGNSYKGNGNSYSADVQPDYASLGQGANGKSGVARQMPYNGAPVDAAGIDGMSQFEPQSAGLGPNGKLGSMYGGMGGSPTGGQTLGMGAENYNTKYGIGGLQFGEQPLSTETNGPGKYGFGGSPYGPAGDATYGGVGAGAGMGGEPAPQQYGYGGFPDGGQLLASNGNTAGKYGYGRMPYEAQPAPEAISTGQYGLPGSSYQSELPGQRGMLPGKYGAGEVPYAPQTLGFMSEATPFGEYENQRPYESQALESASESRSGGQHENNGYINGQVRPEVVELPATPTPSPPPAPPSVTSHRPADSFGHTLAADVEDPPEPAGLASDSAPAAETEGVAQESERADDLQQQQQLPRQIHIQQHLKLHFHPQGEKNNKHDLNGFFGNSGYQG
- the cmn gene encoding calymmin isoform X27 translates to MVAQLLLQSAVVVLWLVQAAHTGGYGAASGVSNGQAPQPHGNKPQSGGGVGRMLMPSKGYGAAAAGGANGGGMKGYGAAAGQVGRPRGYGIPVDPTNGQQMKGYGNGAAAAAHIGLGTKGNGYGAVAGAADGNGAKTIGQGAKAGRYNGNGAGSNGQGGQALGAQNGYGGYPTKGQGYGAAAAGGTNGGGMKGYGAAAGVNNGQGGLPRGYGVKSGPTYGHQMNGYGAVAGVADGNRAKTNGQGAKAGTYNNNGAGSNGQGGQVLGAQHGYGGYPTKSQGYGAAAGGTNGGGMKGYGAAAGVNNGQGGLPREYGVKSGPTNGQQMKGYGNGAAAAAHIGLGTKGNGYGAIAGVADGNGAKTIGQGAKAGPYNGNGAGSNGQGGQVLGAQHGYGGYPTKGQGYGAAAGGTNGGGMKGYGVKSGPTNGQQMKGYAGGSRPIKGYGRPFYGSGPGVTTGGYAGMGAPQPRNQGYNGGYGSAGLGLGARFGNGGMKGPKLGYGNIPNGYGARSNGVGNGAVPNGYGTRPNGHGFRNGAEIGGYGNKPNGYDMVPNGNGAKSAGWSNEKGLKGGLFSPDQPSEALRDVVALPQGITPGAKPGSPEPTSGVLVMVTQDKYQKLRSPVTHGKSYKQTPEPAPATPQVKGPKAAPELGLLGPKGNVPMAATSDAQLEDLLPQENRGASVSKGQEAKPNKPDCGPSGVPNGQWMKIPRSGYKAGASTGTNIKGYGAAAGVPNRYDAKPNSYGGGGYTAPGHGNGYGNLGYPFAGKPKPPGYGQGAHLAAGNGNSYKGNGNSYSADVQPDYASLGQGANGKSGVARQMPYNGAPVDAAGIDGMSQFEPQSAGLGPNGKLGSMYGGMGGSPTGGQTLGMGAENYNTKYGIGGLQFGEQPLSTETNGPGKYGFGGSPYGPAGDATYGGVGAGAGMGGEPAPQQYGYGGFPDGGQLLASNGNTAGKYGYGRMPYEAQPAPEAISTGQYGLPGSSYQSELPGQRGMLPGKYGAGEVPYAPQTLGFMSEATPFGEYENQRPYESQALESASESRSGGQHENNGYINGQVRPEVVELPATPTPSPPPAPPSVTSHRPADSFGHTLAADVEDPPEPAGLASDSAPAAETEGVAQESERADDLQQQQQLPRQIHIQQHLKLHFHPQGEKNNKHDLNGFFGNSGYQG
- the cmn gene encoding calymmin isoform X8 codes for the protein MVAQLLLQSAVVVLWLVQAAHTGGYGAASGVSNGQAPQPHGNKPQSGGGVGRMLMPSKGYGAAAAGGANGGGMKGYGAAAGQVGRPRGYGIPVDPTNGQQMKGYGNGAAAAAHIGLGTKGNGYGAVAGAADGNGAKTIGQGAKAGPYNGNGAGSNGQGGQVLGAQHGYGGYPTKGQGYGAAVAGGTNGGGMKGYGVKSGPTNGHQMKGNGQGGKAGPFNGNGAGSNGQVGQALGAQNGYGGYPTKGQGYGAAAGVNNGQGGLPRGYGVKSGPKYGHQMKGNGYGAVAGVVGGNGAKINGQGAKAGRYNGNGAGSNGQGGQALGAQNGYGGYPTKGQGYGAAAAGGTNGGGMKGYGAAAGVNNGQGGLPRGYGVKSGPTYGHQMNGYGAVAGVADGNRAKTNGQGAKAGTYNNNGAGSNGQGGQVLGAQHGYGGYPTKSQGYGAAAGGTNGGGMKGYGAAAGVNNGQGGLPREYGVKSGPTNGQQMKGYGNGAAAAAHIGLGTKGNGYGAIAGVADGNGAKTIGQGAKAGPYNGNGAGSNGQGGQVLGAQHGYGGYPTKGQGYGAAAGGTNGGGMKGYGVKSGPTNGQQMKGYAGGSRPIKGYGRPFYGSGPGVTTGGYAGMGAPQPRNQGYNGGYGSAGLGLGARFGNGGMKGPKLGYGNIPNGYGARSNGVGNGAVPNGYGTRPNGHGFRNGAEIGGYGNKPNGYDMVPNGNGAKSAGWSNEKGLKGGLFSPDQPSEALRDVVALPQGITPGAKPGSPEPTSGVLVMVTQDKYQKLRSPVTHGKSYKQTPEPAPATPQVKGPKAAPELGLLGPKGNVPMAATSDAQLEDLLPQENRGASVSKGQEAKPNKPDCGPSGVPNGQWMKIPRSGYKAGASTGTNIKGYGAAAGVPNRYDAKPNSYGGGGYTAPGHGNGYGNLGYPFAGKPKPPGYGQGAHLAAGNGNSYKGNGNSYSADVQPDYASLGQGANGKSGVARQMPYNGAPVDAAGIDGMSQFEPQSAGLGPNGKLGSMYGGMGGSPTGGQTLGMGAENYNTKYGIGGLQFGEQPLSTETNGPGKYGFGGSPYGPAGDATYGGVGAGAGMGGEPAPQQYGYGGFPDGGQLLASNGNTAGKYGYGRMPYEAQPAPEAISTGQYGLPGSSYQSELPGQRGMLPGKYGAGEVPYAPQTLGFMSEATPFGEYENQRPYESQALESASESRSGGQHENNGYINGQVRPEVVELPATPTPSPPPAPPSVTSHRPADSFGHTLAADVEDPPEPAGLASDSAPAAETEGVAQESERADDLQQQQQLPRQIHIQQHLKLHFHPQGEKNNKHDLNGFFGNSGYQG
- the cmn gene encoding calymmin isoform X18, with translation MVAQLLLQSAVVVLWLVQAAHTGGYGAASGVSNGQAPQPHGNKPQSGGGVGRMLMPSKGYGAAAAGGANGGGMKGYGAAAGQVGRPRGYGIPVDPTNGQQMKGYGNGAAAAAHIGLGTKGNGYGAVAGAADGNGAKTIGQGAKAGPYNGNGAGSNGQGGQVLGAQHGYGGYPTKGQGYGAAVAGGTNGGGMKGYGAAAGVNNGQGGLPRGYGVKSGPTNGHQMKGNGQGGKAGPFNGNGAGSNGQVGQALGAQNGYGGYPTKGQGYGAAAGVNNGQGGLPRGYGVKSGPTYGHQMNGYGAVAGVADGNRAKTNGQGAKAGTYNNNGAGSNGQGGQVLGAQHGYGGYPTKSQGYGAAAGGTNGGGMKGYGAAAGVNNGQGGLPREYGVKSGPTNGQQMKGYGNGAAAAAHIGLGTKGNGYGAIAGVADGNGAKTIGQGAKAGPYNGNGAGSNGQGGQVLGAQHGYGGYPTKGQGYGAAAGGTNGGGMKGYGVKSGPTNGQQMKGYAGGSRPIKGYGRPFYGSGPGVTTGGYAGMGAPQPRNQGYNGGYGSAGLGLGARFGNGGMKGPKLGYGNIPNGYGARSNGVGNGAVPNGYGTRPNGHGFRNGAEIGGYGNKPNGYDMVPNGNGAKSAGWSNEKGLKGGLFSPDQPSEALRDVVALPQGITPGAKPGSPEPTSGVLVMVTQDKYQKLRSPVTHGKSYKQTPEPAPATPQVKGPKAAPELGLLGPKGNVPMAATSDAQLEDLLPQENRGASVSKGQEAKPNKPDCGPSGVPNGQWMKIPRSGYKAGASTGTNIKGYGAAAGVPNRYDAKPNSYGGGGYTAPGHGNGYGNLGYPFAGKPKPPGYGQGAHLAAGNGNSYKGNGNSYSADVQPDYASLGQGANGKSGVARQMPYNGAPVDAAGIDGMSQFEPQSAGLGPNGKLGSMYGGMGGSPTGGQTLGMGAENYNTKYGIGGLQFGEQPLSTETNGPGKYGFGGSPYGPAGDATYGGVGAGAGMGGEPAPQQYGYGGFPDGGQLLASNGNTAGKYGYGRMPYEAQPAPEAISTGQYGLPGSSYQSELPGQRGMLPGKYGAGEVPYAPQTLGFMSEATPFGEYENQRPYESQALESASESRSGGQHENNGYINGQVRPEVVELPATPTPSPPPAPPSVTSHRPADSFGHTLAADVEDPPEPAGLASDSAPAAETEGVAQESERADDLQQQQQLPRQIHIQQHLKLHFHPQGEKNNKHDLNGFFGNSGYQG